A region of Marasmius oreades isolate 03SP1 chromosome 9, whole genome shotgun sequence DNA encodes the following proteins:
- a CDS encoding uncharacterized protein (MEROPS:MER0000440), protein MHHKLGLFASLALTFSLNLAQEIEFFDWDAVQPSDTLDWGQCYTDFQCARFNVPLNYSDESVGSAVLAMIRLPSNLSSNDPNYRGPILFNPGGPGGSGVDALVGFGKDALSSLVGPEFDFVSFDPRGVGRTTPQVDLFSSENEKALWNLNNPDLNSLNGTGIVDAIPRLWAQFQILGQLVEDHDTSISLAHLTTDNVARDMLRIVEAHNRTKIIYYGVSYGTALGATFAAMFPDRIERMILDGVLDASSYYSGDWSAQFTDADKSLQLFFDGCFEVGSDKCPFHDSSPEKIKQNVLDLLESVRLKPVPVYEGPTSPYGIIDYAGLKTALQVATRQPYLGATSFLRLAQGLADLQRAGNGSIIFSFLGQEVYGRYTNISALNAPASIEREREAVIAISCTDMQEITDKPADLFAYFERVKGISMFVDTLLPIRTRCSGWKIHPDHFTGPITANTSFPILFIGNTADPVTPLASAKAMSAKFPGSVVFAQDSGGHTSLAAPSACTVGRMREYLLSGRLPEADSVCPIDVKLFEAPQSAVIPVRRSLVARGLF, encoded by the exons ATGCATCACAAACTCGGGTTATTTGCTTCGCTTGCTCTCACTTTTTCATTGAATCTCGCCCAGGAAATTGAGTTCTTCGACTGGGACGCG GTTCAACCATCCGACACGCTTGACTGGGGCCAGTGCTACACAGATTTTCAATGCGCTCGCTTCAAT GTACCCCTCAATTACAGCGATGAAAGCGTCGGATCTGCTGTCCTCGCGATGATCCGTCTTCCTTCCAACCTATCATCCAACGATCCAAATTACCGGGGGCCTATCCTGTTCAATCCCGGTGGACCTGGTGGAAGTGGGGTCGACGCCCTGGTTGGTTTTGGGAAGGATGCACTGAGTAGCTTGGTAGGCCCAgagtttgactttgttagCTTTGATCCCCgag GTGTGGGACGTACCACCCCCCAAGTAGATTTGTTCTCCTCTGAGAACGAAAAAGCCTTGTGGAATCTCAACAATCCTGATCTCAACAGCCTCAACGGAACTGGCATTGTTGACGCAATTCCTCGGTTGTGGGCTCAGTTCCAAATATTGGGCCAGCTTGTTGAAGACCACGATACTTCGATCAGTTTGGCACATCTGACTACCGATAATGTGGCTCGCGATATGTTGCGGATCGTTGAAGCTCATAATCGGACGAAGATAATTTACTATGGGGTTTC ATACGGCACGGCACTTGGGGCGACGTTTGCAGCTATGTTTCCG GATCGCATCGAACGGATGATCTTGGATG GCGTTCTAGACGCCTCCAGTTATTACTCTG GCGACTGGTCTGCGCAGTTTACTGACGCTGATAAATCCCTTCAACTTTTCTTTGATGGATGTTTCGAAGTCGGTTCTGATAAATGTCCATTCCACGACTCCTCACCTGAAAAGATAAAACAAAACGTTCTCGATCTTCTCGAATCAGTGCGGTTAAAACCTGTCCCAGTATACGAAGGTCCAACCAGCCCCTACGGAATCATCGACTACGCCGGTCTGAAGACGGCGCTTCAAGTAGCTACTCGACAACCATATCTCGGTGCCACTAGCTTCCTTCGCTTAGCGCAAGGCCTTGCAGATTTACAAAGGGCCGGAAATGGTTCAAttatcttttctttcttgggACAGGAAGTGTACGGTCGTTACACAAACATATCCGCTCTGAATGCTCCAGCCAGTATTGAACGCGAGCGCGAGGCAGTAATAGCTATTTCTTGCACTGACATGCAAGAGATCACAGATAAACCTGCTGATCTCTTTGCGTACTTTGAGCGCGTCAAGGGGATCTCGATGTTCGTTGACACCTTGTTGCCCATCAGAACGCGTTGTTC GGGATGGAAGATCCATCCAGATCATTTTACGG GGCCGATTACTGCAAACACGAGTTTCCCTATCCTTTTCATCGGTAATACTGCAG ACCCTGTTACCCCGCTTGCTTC TGCGAAGGCGATGTCTGCAAAGTTCCCTGGTTCCGTAGTCTTTGCTCAGGACTCTGGAGGC CACACCTCTCTCGCCGCTCCGTCTGCGTGTACTGTCGGTCGAATGCGAGAGTACCTTTTGTCTGGACGTCTTCCTGAAGCAGATAGTGTGTGTCCCATCGATGTGAAGTTGTTTGAAGCGCCACAGTCTGCTGTTATTCCCGTGCGGAGAAGTTTGGTCGCGCGTGGACTCTTTTGA